Part of the Parcubacteria group bacterium genome, TAACAAAGTGCACCTGCCTATCATTCACCACTGCATGAATCGACGGGAGGTCGGAAGCTACGATCGGAACGCCGCTTGCCATGTATTCAAAAAGTTTTATCGGTGCTGTATCCATCTCCGAATACACAGCAAAACGCTTTTCTTTCGTTTCGAGCGAATTGGGAAGGACTAGCAC contains:
- a CDS encoding glycosyltransferase; this encodes VLVLPNSLETKEKRFAVYSEMDTAPIKLFEYMASGVPIVASDLPSIHAVVNDRQVHFVKPDNSEALLNGIQFVLENSTKGRELASEALLHSKLYTWDKRAEKILTLIKGIH